The Microlunatus soli genome contains the following window.
CTGTTCCGGCGCAGAGCTCGACAGGGACGCGTTGACAGCCCACAAGATCACTGAATCGGTCTCCGGCATGAGCACCCGGCCCGGCGTGATCGCCAAGATCTCGGGCATCGCTCCTGGCCCCTGCCCGATTCCCGTTCCGACGACTCGCGGCTGATGCGCGGGGCCGCTCGACCGACCACGACGTCGGCACCGGCGACGATCGCCGACAACGCCACCCGGTCGGTGACATCACCTTGGACGTGATTCACACCGGTGACCGCCTCAGTGGGACGCGAGCGGCTGAACGCCGTGACCTGGTGACCCCGGGCGGCGGCCGTATCGCTCGGGCTGCGTGACCAGACGCATCCTCGATCACATCGGCGACCGGTGGACCGTCCTCATCGTGGGCGCGCTCGGTGACGGCGACGCCCGGTTCTCCGAGCTTCGACGGCGGGTCGAGGGGGTCTCGCAGAAGATGCTGCCCCAGACGCTGCGCGGCCTCGAACGCGACGGACTTGTCCGCCGCACGGGTCCTCCCCGAAGTCCGGAGTGAACCGACCTCCTGACGGCCGCTACGTCACCAGTGTGTGTGTCGGGGCACCCGTTGGCAGTGCGGGCAACGGAAGGAGGAGCGGTTCATGAACGCCTCCCGCCGGATCGCGTGCCCGCAGCGCGAGCAGGGCTCGCCCTCGCGGCCGTAGACGTTGAGCGAACGGTCGAAGTAGCCGCTGTTGCCGTTCACGTTGACGTACAGCTCGTCGAAGCTGGTGCCGCCTTCTCCGAGCGCGGCCGCCATCACCGCGGTGGCGGCGTCGAGCAACTCGACCAGCTGCTTGCGGGTGGTGTGTTCGGTCGCCCGGGCGTAGTGCAGCCGGGCTAGCCACAGTGCCTCGTCGGCGTAGATGTTGCCGATCCCGGAGACCACGTTCTGGTCCAGCAGCGCCCGCTTCAGGCCGGTCCGCTTGCGGCGCAGCCGATCGGCGACCTGGACCGCGACGAACGCCGGGTCGAACGGATCGAGGCCGATGTGAGCGATCTCGGCGGGAAGTTCTGCGCCGTCGGGTGCCAGCGACAGGCCGCCGAACATCCGCTGGTCGACGAAGCGGACCTGCGGCCCGCCGTCGGTGAAACTGAAGCGGATCCGGGTGTTCGGTGCATCCGCGATCTCTGCGTCGGCGACCAGGAACTGGCCGCTCATCCCCAGGTGGGCAAGGATCGCGTCGCCGTCGGTCAGCGGCAGCCAGAGATACTTGCCGCGGCGTCGGGGGTGATCGAAGGTACGGCCGGTGAGGGTGGCGGCGAAGTCGGCGGGTCCGCCCGGATGGCGTCGGACGGGCCGCGGATGCAGCACCTCGACGGCCGCGATCGTCCGGCCGGCGAGCGCTTCATCGAGACCCCGTCGGACGACCTCGACCTCAGGAAGCTCCGGCACCGGATCCGGGTTCGGCGGCTGCCTCGTCGGCGGCTGCCACCAGGGCACCGACCTCGTCCAGCGGCTGTTCGACGGCGGTGCGGAGCTCGTTGAAGGCGCTGGCCGCGGCCTTCTGCTCGGCTTCCTTCTTGTTGTGACCGACGCCGGGGTCGTACTGCTTGCCGTCGATCAGTACCCGGGCGGTGAAGGTCTTGGCGTGATCGGGACCGGTCTCGGTCACCACGTACTGCGGCGCCGGCAGCCCGTTCAGCGAGCACAGCTCCTGCAGACTGGTCTTCCAGTCCAGGCCGGCGCCCAGGGTGGCGACCTCGGCCATCACCGGGTCGAAGAGATGGTGCACGAAGCGGCGGGCGCTGTCGATGCCCTCGGCGACGAAGACGGCGCCGATCACGGCTTCGGTGGTGTCGGCCAGGATCGAGGACTTGTCTCGGCCACCGGTGGTCTCCTCGCCGCGTCCCAGTTTGACCAGGGAGCCGAGGTCGAGCCCACGGGCGACCTCGGCCAACGCACGGGAATTGACGACCGCGGCGCGGAGCTTGGCCAATTGGCCCTCGCTCATGTCCGGGTTGGTGCTGAACAGATGTTCGGTCACCACCAGCCCCAGCACCGAGTCGCCGAGGAACTCCAGCCGTTCGTTGGTGGGCAGACCACCCTGCTCGTAGGCGTACGAACGGTGGGTCAGGGCACGATCAAGGAGCCCGGGATCGATGGTGATCCCGAGCTCTGCCAGCACCTCGAAGGCTCCCGGGTGTTCCGGGTGCGCTGTGGAATTCGGCTGCTCTGCCAAGATCGTTTGTCCCGTACGGGAGTGGGTCAGGAAGCCAGCACCTGGCGGCGTTCGCCGCGGGGACCGTACTGACCGCAGGCCGGGCAGGCGGTGTGCGGCAGGTGCTTCTCCCGGCAAGCCGGATTGGCGCAGGTGACCAGGGTGGGAGCGGAGGTCTTCCACTGCGACCGGCGGTGCCGGGTGTTGCTGCGGGACATCCGACGCTTCGGAACGGCCACGATCTTCTCCTCGTAATCGCCACGGACACTGTCGCGTCCGCGTCACTTCACAGCCCTGCGGTCTGCTCAGGACTTCCTGGCTCTCAGGACTCTTCGCCCGGCCATGCCGCGAGACCTGACCACCGAGGATCGACCGGGGCCTGGTGACCGTGCTCCGGATCGGCGTTCAGATCAGCCCCGCACTCGGGACACAGACCCAGACAATCCGGCCGGCACAGCGGCTGGAACGGCAGGTCGAGCACAACGGAGTCGCGCAGCACCGGTTCGAGATCGATCAGATCACCATTCAGGTGCCTGATCTCTTCCTCGGTCTCGGTGTCCTCGGACTCCTTGTCGGGATAGACGTACAGCTCCTGGAAGTCCACGACCGTCTCATCGGTCAGGTCCACCAGGCACCGAACGCACTGCCCCGCCAACCGAGCATCGGCCGTGCCTGTCACCAGCACTCCCTCGACCACTGATTCGAGTCGCAGATCCAACTCGATCGGTGAGCCTTGGGGTACCCCGATCACTTCGATCCCCAGCTCCGCTGGCGCCTCCGCGGTCCGCTGGACCTGCATCATCCGCCCGGCTCCCCGGCCCAGATCGTGGGTGTCGATCACCAGATCCGAGTACGGTTCCCTCGAGCGAGCTGCCGTATCCACAAGCAGTTCCCTTCAGCGCAGCGGTCAGAACATCGTCATGACCGACGCCCAACTCTAGCCGTCCCCGGTCGGCCTGGCCAAATCACACCCGGTAACACCAGTTCCCGCGCAACTTCGGTGTTCCCGCACGCCCTCCAGCTCGCGCGGCAGCCTCAAAAGTGCGCGGGAACGGTGTCCTTGGGGCGGGGTCAGTCGAGAGTGGGTAGTTCGGTCGCGCGTTGCCGGCGGTCCTCCGCCGGCTCGGCGTTCCGGTCGGCCAGCCGCTTGCGTGCGGTCCGGACCTGGCTGCCGGTCTTGGCCAGCACCGATTCGAAGCTGGCCATCCGGGAGTCGATGAAGACGTCGACCTCACGGCGCAGCGCCTCGGCCTCGTGCTCGGCGTCGGCGATGATCTTGGCTGCGTGTTCCTCGGCGACCTTGACCTGGGAACTGTGCGCGGCCTGGTCCAGGGCGTGCTGGTTGGCGTCGGCGACGATCTGGGCTGCCTGCGCCTCGCCGTCGGCGATCTTGGCCTTCTGCTGCTCGATCACCGAGCGGGCCTCGTCGAGTTCCTTCGGCATCGTCTCGGCGATCTCGTCGATCACCTTGAGCACCTCGGACCGGTTGACCACGCAGGACGCCGACATCGGCATCGCGCGCGCAGACGCGATCAGCTCCCGCAGTTGCTCCAACCGGGCCTCGGCCGTCGGCTCCTCGGGCATCGATGAATCCTCCCGTCCCGGGTCTACCGGGCGCGCATTCGTGTGGCTACATGTTCCGCTGGACGAGCCGCCCGGTCCCCTCCCGGGTGACCGGACGACATCCCGACGCACAGCGGACAAGAATCTAGTCGCTGCGGACCGTTATACAAACTTTACGTTCTTTCCCGCCGTGGCGGGACCCGAGGAGGGCGCTGAACAACTGGCTCGTCGCGAGCACCGCGATGTGCGTGCACGGGCACGTCGCGGGAGCGAAGGCGGGCCGGGGCCCGTCGAGCGAGCGCGACGCGCCCGCGTCTGTGCAGCGTGGCGCGCAGCGGAGCGAATTGTTCAGCGGCCTCCTCCAGGTCGGGATTACCTCGTCCCGACACCCGAACGACTCAACCGTCGCCCGATGTTGCGAGCTTGGCCCGGGTCCGGGCCGCGATCGCCGGGGTGACGAACTGGTCGAAGTCACCGCCGAACCGGGCGATGTCACGGACCAGACTGGACGAGACGTACGACCACCGTGCGGCTGCCGGCAGGAACAGCGTCTCCACGCCACTCATCGCCGTGTTCATCTGGGCCATCTGCATCTCGAAGTCGAAGTCGGCGGCGACCCGGATCCCCTTCACCACGCAGTCGATCCGCTGCGCGGTGCAGTAGTCGACGAGCAGCCCGTCCAGCAGGTGCACCTCGATCTCACCGGGGATGTCTGCACACACCTCGGCGAGCAACTCGACCCGCTCCCGGGGCGTGAAGATCGCGGTCTTGCTGCTGTTGTTGCCGACCAGGACGTGCACCACGTCGAACTGTCTCGCGGTCCGCGCGATGATGTCCAGGTGACCGCGGGTCGCCGGATCGTACGATCCCGGGCAGGCCGCGCGCCGTGGCTGCGCATTGCCCGGCTGTTGTGCCTCGTCATCGGCCACCCTGCTGTCCCTTCGCTCACTCACACCCGCGCCGGCGGCGCAGGCCACCCATCATCGCTGCCAGAAATGCAGCACGGTCTCGCCGTAGTTCTTGGTCCAGACGTCGGCCGGATCCTCCGGCCAGGTCAGTTCCTCGCTCCGCGCGGACCGCTCGACGACCACCAGGGCGTCGTCGGTGATCCAGCCCTGCTCCAGCAGGGTCGCCAGCTGGCCGCTCAGCCGGGCCGAGTTCAACTCGTACGGCGGGTCGAGGAAGATCACGTCGTATTCACCCGGCGGTGGGGAGCCGATCACGTCCTCCACCCGTCCGGTCCGGACCTGGGCGCCGACGTCCAGTTCGCGGATGTTCTCGCCGATGATCCTGGCGGTCCGCCGATCGGACTCGACCATCAGCACCCGGGTCGCTCCCCTGCTGGCCGCCTCCAACCCGACGGCCCCGGACCCGGCGTACAGGTCGAGGAACGCCAACCCGGCCAACTGATCCTCCGCCCCTGACCCGGCCGTCCCGGCCCAGGAGGCGATGATCGAGAACAACGCCTCCCGGACCCGGTCACTGGTCGGTCGGGTCCGGTCACCCGGTGGGGTCGTCAGTCGACGTCCCCGCCGGCTGCCGGCAACGATCCGGCTCATCGAGCTCCGTTCCCGATCACGCTGTTGATCATGCCCGCTCCAACCATTCCGGTGACTCGATCTTGTCGACGATGTCGGCCAGTCCCGGATCCTCGATCTCGGGATCGTCGGCGATGCAGCCGTCGGCGATCTCCCGGG
Protein-coding sequences here:
- a CDS encoding winged helix-turn-helix transcriptional regulator; its protein translation is MTRRILDHIGDRWTVLIVGALGDGDARFSELRRRVEGVSQKMLPQTLRGLERDGLVRRTGPPRSPE
- the mutM gene encoding bifunctional DNA-formamidopyrimidine glycosylase/DNA-(apurinic or apyrimidinic site) lyase; translated protein: MPELPEVEVVRRGLDEALAGRTIAAVEVLHPRPVRRHPGGPADFAATLTGRTFDHPRRRGKYLWLPLTDGDAILAHLGMSGQFLVADAEIADAPNTRIRFSFTDGGPQVRFVDQRMFGGLSLAPDGAELPAEIAHIGLDPFDPAFVAVQVADRLRRKRTGLKRALLDQNVVSGIGNIYADEALWLARLHYARATEHTTRKQLVELLDAATAVMAAALGEGGTSFDELYVNVNGNSGYFDRSLNVYGREGEPCSRCGHAIRREAFMNRSSFRCPHCQRVPRHTHW
- the rnc gene encoding ribonuclease III; protein product: MAEQPNSTAHPEHPGAFEVLAELGITIDPGLLDRALTHRSYAYEQGGLPTNERLEFLGDSVLGLVVTEHLFSTNPDMSEGQLAKLRAAVVNSRALAEVARGLDLGSLVKLGRGEETTGGRDKSSILADTTEAVIGAVFVAEGIDSARRFVHHLFDPVMAEVATLGAGLDWKTSLQELCSLNGLPAPQYVVTETGPDHAKTFTARVLIDGKQYDPGVGHNKKEAEQKAAASAFNELRTAVEQPLDEVGALVAAADEAAAEPGSGAGAS
- the rpmF gene encoding 50S ribosomal protein L32 → MAVPKRRMSRSNTRHRRSQWKTSAPTLVTCANPACREKHLPHTACPACGQYGPRGERRQVLAS
- a CDS encoding YceD family protein encodes the protein MDTAARSREPYSDLVIDTHDLGRGAGRMMQVQRTAEAPAELGIEVIGVPQGSPIELDLRLESVVEGVLVTGTADARLAGQCVRCLVDLTDETVVDFQELYVYPDKESEDTETEEEIRHLNGDLIDLEPVLRDSVVLDLPFQPLCRPDCLGLCPECGADLNADPEHGHQAPVDPRWSGLAAWPGEES
- the coaD gene encoding pantetheine-phosphate adenylyltransferase; translated protein: MADDEAQQPGNAQPRRAACPGSYDPATRGHLDIIARTARQFDVVHVLVGNNSSKTAIFTPRERVELLAEVCADIPGEIEVHLLDGLLVDYCTAQRIDCVVKGIRVAADFDFEMQMAQMNTAMSGVETLFLPAAARWSYVSSSLVRDIARFGGDFDQFVTPAIAARTRAKLATSGDG
- the rsmD gene encoding 16S rRNA (guanine(966)-N(2))-methyltransferase RsmD, whose amino-acid sequence is MSRIVAGSRRGRRLTTPPGDRTRPTSDRVREALFSIIASWAGTAGSGAEDQLAGLAFLDLYAGSGAVGLEAASRGATRVLMVESDRRTARIIGENIRELDVGAQVRTGRVEDVIGSPPPGEYDVIFLDPPYELNSARLSGQLATLLEQGWITDDALVVVERSARSEELTWPEDPADVWTKNYGETVLHFWQR